In Stegostoma tigrinum isolate sSteTig4 chromosome 33, sSteTig4.hap1, whole genome shotgun sequence, one genomic interval encodes:
- the znf710a gene encoding zinc finger protein 710a isoform X2 — protein sequence MDQLVNTGTQTDPVVILSFAQATTLGLVGQNGPFNFPFRENGIYHIPDASTNKSTALEHMTTEQSPRLDVINTSECFEQQEEESLEAENGFITFERQARRRKRQPVKLIHAEKNDENCKEETVEAEYDAENQSNSVLYRHGMKMIDISNFKRKQMHRPLRERTQDVHTVNFSPNYKEILHCNSDLQERVDAEEEKLMNNYFETSKSPTLVQIEEQFPEESVTGENRNFVWQRQVAYETEVSIPQQEDRSRRAQIDRLDINVQIDDSYCIDVGEGQKRWQCRLCEKSYTSKYNLVTHILGHSGIKPHECQHCHKLFKQPSHLQMHLLTHEGIRPHKCEVCDKAFTQTSHLKRHMLLHTDIKPYSCRVCGRGFAYPSELKAHEAKHENGRCHICIECGLDFVSLIQLKRHLVAHQGPTPYECTECNKTFSYRSQLQNHMMKHQNIRPYVCTECGMEFTQPHHLKQHSLTHKGVKEFKCEVCGREFTLQANLKRHMLIHTSVRAYQCHICFKTFVQKQTLKTHMIVHSPVKPFKCKVCGKEFNRMYNLLGHMHLHSDSKPFKCPYCSSKFTLKGNLSRHMKVKHGVMDIVLDGQESLLDIGHSERIENQQADIEDYEENSFDFTSGQKVADDTSDSTKMSDDESMKDIYFNFEKEAERLSEQYSLHFFGKFN from the exons ATGGATCAGCTTGTAAATACTGGAACTCAAACAGATCCTGTTGTGATATTATCCTTTGCACAAGCAACTACTTTGGGACTTGTTGGCCAGAATGGCCCTTTTAATTTTCCATTCAGAGAGAATGGAATTTATCATATACCAGATGCATCAACTAATAAGAGCACTGCACTTGAACACATGACAACAGAACAAAGCCCTAGACTGGATGTGATTAACACATCTGAATGTTTTGAGCAacaagaggaggaaagtttagaaGCAGAAAATGGCTTTATAACTTTTGAAAGGCAAGCAAGGAGGAGGAAACGACAGCCTGTGAAGCTAATACATGCTGaaaaaaatgatgaaaattgTAAGGAGGAAACAGTTGAAGCAGAGTACGATGCAGAAAATCAGTCCAACAGTGTTCTGTACAGGCATGGAATGAAAATGATTGACATTAGCaacttcaaaagaaaacaaatgcatcGCCCTCTTCGAGAAAGGACTCAAGATGTTCACACAGTTAATTTTTCTCCCAACTATAAAGAAATCCTGCATTGTAATTCTGATCTGCAGGAGCGGGTTGATGCAGAAGAGGAAAAGTTGATGAACAATTATTTTGAAACGAGTAAATCGCCGACTTTAGTTCAAATCGAAGAACAATTTCCAGAAGAGTCGGTGACTGGGGAGAACCGTAACTTTGTATGGCAACGCCAAGTGGCATATGAAACTGAGGTATCTATCCCTCAGCAGGAGGATCGTAGCAGAAGAGCTCAAATAGATCGGTTGGATATTAATGTGCAAATTGATGATTCCTATTGTATTGATGTTGGGGAAGGGCAGAAACGATGGCAGTGTCGGTTATGTGAAAAATCGTACACTTCGAAATATAACTTGGTCACTCACATATTGGGCCACAGTGGCATTAAGCCTCACGAATGTCAACACTGTCACAAGCTTTTTAAGCAGCCAAGTCATTTACAGATGCACCTTCTTACTCATGAAGGCATTCGACCACACAAATGTGAGGTATGCGATAAAGCTTTCACACAGACAAGCCATCTTAAACGGCACATGTTGTTGCATACTGACATAAAACCATACAGCTGCAGAGTCTGTGGACGTGGGTTTGCTTATCCCAGTGAGTTGAAGGCCCATGAAGCAAAGCATGAAAATGGCAGGTGTCATATTTGTATTGAATGTGGGTTGGATTTTGTGTCACTAATTCAGCTCAAGAGACATCTTGTTGCACATCAAGGTCCCACACCATATGAATGCACAGAGTGCAACAAGACTTTCAGCTATCGAAGTCAGCTTCAGAACCATATGATGAAACACCAGAATATCCGCCCATACGTCTGCACCGAATGTGGCATGGAATTTACTCAGCCTCATCACCTGAAACAGCACTCGCTTACACACAAG GGAGTAAAGGAATTTAAATGTGAAGTATGTGGACGTGAATTCACCCTTCAAGCAAACCTGAAGAGACACATGCTGATTCATACCAGTGTCCGTGCATATCAGTGCCACATCTGCTTTAAAACATTTGTTCAAAAACAGACTTTAAAGACCCACATGATTGTTCATTCACCAGTCAAACCATTTAAATGTAAG GTATGTGGAAAAGAATTCAATCGGATGTATAACCTTCTGGGTCACATGCACCTTCATTCAGACAGTAAACCCTTCAAATGTCCATACTGTTCAagcaagtttaccctcaaaggGAATTTAAGCCGTCACATGAAGGTCAAGCATGGTGTCATGGACATTGTTCTTGATGGACAAG AGAGCTTGTTGGACATTGGGCATTCTGAGCGTATTGAAAATCAGCAAGCAGATATTGAAGACTATGAAGAAAACTCTTTTGACTTCACAAGTGGACAAAAAGTTGCTGATGATACTTCAGACTCAACAAAAATGTCTGATGATGAAAGTATGAAAGACATCTACTTTAATTTTGAAAAGGAAGCTGAAAG
- the znf710a gene encoding zinc finger protein 710a isoform X1, giving the protein MDQLVNTGTQTDPVVILSFAQATTLGLVGQNGPFNFPFRENGIYHIPDASTNKSTALEHMTTEQSPRLDVINTSECFEQQEEESLEAENGFITFERQARRRKRQPVKLIHAEKNDENCKEETVEAEYDAENQSNSVLYRHGMKMIDISNFKRKQMHRPLRERTQDVHTVNFSPNYKEILHCNSDLQERVDAEEEKLMNNYFETSKSPTLVQIEEQFPEESVTGENRNFVWQRQVAYETEVSIPQQEDRSRRAQIDRLDINVQIDDSYCIDVGEGQKRWQCRLCEKSYTSKYNLVTHILGHSGIKPHECQHCHKLFKQPSHLQMHLLTHEGIRPHKCEVCDKAFTQTSHLKRHMLLHTDIKPYSCRVCGRGFAYPSELKAHEAKHENGRCHICIECGLDFVSLIQLKRHLVAHQGPTPYECTECNKTFSYRSQLQNHMMKHQNIRPYVCTECGMEFTQPHHLKQHSLTHKGVKEFKCEVCGREFTLQANLKRHMLIHTSVRAYQCHICFKTFVQKQTLKTHMIVHSPVKPFKCKVCGKEFNRMYNLLGHMHLHSDSKPFKCPYCSSKFTLKGNLSRHMKVKHGVMDIVLDGQESLLDIGHSERIENQQADIEDYEENSFDFTSGQKVADDTSDSTKMSDDESMKDIYFNFEKEAESRYNNFSVDYDRGQPLFCGLIYTLVAEERLPTSSKTLPALLIHSSNLFLHAKIQKLEHTRYWFKNSFFLAVIRLLNGPL; this is encoded by the exons ATGGATCAGCTTGTAAATACTGGAACTCAAACAGATCCTGTTGTGATATTATCCTTTGCACAAGCAACTACTTTGGGACTTGTTGGCCAGAATGGCCCTTTTAATTTTCCATTCAGAGAGAATGGAATTTATCATATACCAGATGCATCAACTAATAAGAGCACTGCACTTGAACACATGACAACAGAACAAAGCCCTAGACTGGATGTGATTAACACATCTGAATGTTTTGAGCAacaagaggaggaaagtttagaaGCAGAAAATGGCTTTATAACTTTTGAAAGGCAAGCAAGGAGGAGGAAACGACAGCCTGTGAAGCTAATACATGCTGaaaaaaatgatgaaaattgTAAGGAGGAAACAGTTGAAGCAGAGTACGATGCAGAAAATCAGTCCAACAGTGTTCTGTACAGGCATGGAATGAAAATGATTGACATTAGCaacttcaaaagaaaacaaatgcatcGCCCTCTTCGAGAAAGGACTCAAGATGTTCACACAGTTAATTTTTCTCCCAACTATAAAGAAATCCTGCATTGTAATTCTGATCTGCAGGAGCGGGTTGATGCAGAAGAGGAAAAGTTGATGAACAATTATTTTGAAACGAGTAAATCGCCGACTTTAGTTCAAATCGAAGAACAATTTCCAGAAGAGTCGGTGACTGGGGAGAACCGTAACTTTGTATGGCAACGCCAAGTGGCATATGAAACTGAGGTATCTATCCCTCAGCAGGAGGATCGTAGCAGAAGAGCTCAAATAGATCGGTTGGATATTAATGTGCAAATTGATGATTCCTATTGTATTGATGTTGGGGAAGGGCAGAAACGATGGCAGTGTCGGTTATGTGAAAAATCGTACACTTCGAAATATAACTTGGTCACTCACATATTGGGCCACAGTGGCATTAAGCCTCACGAATGTCAACACTGTCACAAGCTTTTTAAGCAGCCAAGTCATTTACAGATGCACCTTCTTACTCATGAAGGCATTCGACCACACAAATGTGAGGTATGCGATAAAGCTTTCACACAGACAAGCCATCTTAAACGGCACATGTTGTTGCATACTGACATAAAACCATACAGCTGCAGAGTCTGTGGACGTGGGTTTGCTTATCCCAGTGAGTTGAAGGCCCATGAAGCAAAGCATGAAAATGGCAGGTGTCATATTTGTATTGAATGTGGGTTGGATTTTGTGTCACTAATTCAGCTCAAGAGACATCTTGTTGCACATCAAGGTCCCACACCATATGAATGCACAGAGTGCAACAAGACTTTCAGCTATCGAAGTCAGCTTCAGAACCATATGATGAAACACCAGAATATCCGCCCATACGTCTGCACCGAATGTGGCATGGAATTTACTCAGCCTCATCACCTGAAACAGCACTCGCTTACACACAAG GGAGTAAAGGAATTTAAATGTGAAGTATGTGGACGTGAATTCACCCTTCAAGCAAACCTGAAGAGACACATGCTGATTCATACCAGTGTCCGTGCATATCAGTGCCACATCTGCTTTAAAACATTTGTTCAAAAACAGACTTTAAAGACCCACATGATTGTTCATTCACCAGTCAAACCATTTAAATGTAAG GTATGTGGAAAAGAATTCAATCGGATGTATAACCTTCTGGGTCACATGCACCTTCATTCAGACAGTAAACCCTTCAAATGTCCATACTGTTCAagcaagtttaccctcaaaggGAATTTAAGCCGTCACATGAAGGTCAAGCATGGTGTCATGGACATTGTTCTTGATGGACAAG AGAGCTTGTTGGACATTGGGCATTCTGAGCGTATTGAAAATCAGCAAGCAGATATTGAAGACTATGAAGAAAACTCTTTTGACTTCACAAGTGGACAAAAAGTTGCTGATGATACTTCAGACTCAACAAAAATGTCTGATGATGAAAGTATGAAAGACATCTACTTTAATTTTGAAAAGGAAGCTGAAAG CAGGTACAACAACTTCTCTGTAGACTATGACAGAGGCCAACCTCTCTTCTGTGGACTCATTTACACTCTCGTTGCTgaggaaaggctgccaacatcatcaaagacccttcctgCCCTGTTAATAcactcttccaatctcttcctgCATgcaaagatacagaagcttgaacacacacgctactggttcaagaacagcttcttccttgctgtcattagactgctgaatggacccctctaa